Proteins from one Rosa chinensis cultivar Old Blush chromosome 7, RchiOBHm-V2, whole genome shotgun sequence genomic window:
- the LOC112175976 gene encoding FT-interacting protein 7 yields MNNLKLGVDVVSAHNLLPKDGQGSSNAFVELYFDGQRFRSTIKEKDLSPVWNESFYFNISDPSNLHYLSLEAYVYNDVKATHSRSFLGKISLTGNSFVPYSDAVVLHYPLEKRGIFSRVRGELGLKVYVTDDPTIKSSMPLPASESVTDQDPGLAQTQGVSTPGMSSFRSEKSQARHTFHHLPNPGQESQHQHHASAAPDTHYVPKYEADQMKSEPQPAKLVRMYSASASQPVDYALKETSPYLGGGRVVGGRVIHGDKTASTYDLVERMYFLYVRVVKARELPAMDVTGSLDPYVEARIGNYKGITKHYEKQQNPVWNQVFAFSKDRMQASVLEVVVKDKDLLKDDFVGIVRFDINEVPLRVPPDSPLAPEWYRLQDKKGQKIEGELMLAVWIGTQADEAFSDAWHSDAATPVDSSPAASAVIRSKVYHAPRLWYVRVNVIEAQDLFASEKNRFPDAYVKVQIGNQVMKTRTLQARNLNPLWNEDLLFVASEPFEDHLVISVEDRVGPGKDEILGRVILPLNSVDRRADDRMIHSRWFNLKKPVAVDVDQLKEDKFSSRIHLRVCLDGGYHVLDESTHYSSDLRPTAKQLWRPSIGVLELGILNAVGLHPMKTRDGRGTSDTYCVAKYGHKWVRTRTLVDNLCPKYNEQYTWEVFDPSTVLTVGVFDNSQLGDKDSNGHKDLKIGKVRIRISTLEAGRIYTHSYPLLVLHPTGVKKMGELHLAIRFSCTSFVNMLYTYSKPLLPKMHYVRPFNVMQLDMLRHQAVNIVAARLGRAEPPLRKEVVEYMSDVDSHLWSMRRSKANFFRLMTVFSGVFAIGKWFTDICMWKNPITTVLVHVLFLMLVCFPELILPTAFLYMFLIGVWNFRYRPRYPPHMNTKISQADLVHPDELDEEFDTFPTSRNPELVRMRYDRLRSVAGRIQTVVGDVATQGERLQSLLSWRDPRATALFVTLCLIAALVMYVTPFQVVAALAGFFMMRHPRFRHRMPSAPINFFRRLPARTDSML; encoded by the coding sequence ATGAACAACCTCAAGCTAGGGGTGGATGTGGTTAGCGCCCACAATCTTTTGCCTAAAGATGGGCAAGGTTCATCCAATGCATTTGTGGAGCTGTACTTCGATGGCCAGAGGTTCCGCAGCACTATAAAAGAAAAGGATCTCAGCCCTGTTTGGAACGAGAGCTTCTACTTCAACATCTCTGATCCTTCAAACCTCCACTATCTTAGTCTCGAGGCCTATGTCTACAACGATGTCAAAGCTACTCACTCCAGGTCCTTTCTTGGAAAGATCAGCCTCACTGGAAATTCATTTGTCCCCTATTCTGATGCTGTTGTCTTGCATTACCCTTTGGAAAAGCGTGGCATCTTCTCACGTGTAAGAGGAGAGCTCGGCTTGAAGGTTTATGTTACTGATGACCCAACAATTAAGTCCTCCATGCCATTGCCTGCTTCTGAATCCGTTACTGATCAGGATCCAGGCCTTGCACAGACCCAAGGAGTTTCGACTCCTGGCATGAGCTCATTTCGGAGTGAGAAATCTCAGGCAAGACACACCTTTCACCATCTGCCGAATCCAGGTCAAGAGAGCCAACATCAGCATCATGCTTCTGCTGCACCAGATACTCATTATGTACCCAAGTATGAAGCTGATCAAATGAAATCTGAACCGCAGCCTGCAAAGCTGGTTCGCATGTACTCTGCTTCAGCATCACAACCTGTTGACTATGCACTTAAAGAGACAAGCCCTTACCTTGGAGGTGGGAGAGTTGTTGGTGGACGTGTTATTCACGGAGACAAGACTGCAAGCACCTACGATCTAGTTGAAAGGATGTACTTTCTCTATGTAAGGGTTGTTAAAGCTCGCGAGCTTCCTGCCATGGATGTTACTGGAAGTCTAGATCCTTATGTTGAAGCTAGAATTGGAAACTACAAAGGGATTACAAAACACTACGAGAAGCAACAAAATCCAGTATGGAATCAAGTTTTCGCTTTTTCAAAGGACCGCATGCAAGCATCTGTGTTAGAAGTTGTGGTTAAAGACAAGGACCTGCTTAAAGATGACTTTGTGGGAATTGTGAGGTTCGACATCAATGAGGTTCCATTAAGAGTTCCACCTGACAGTCCTCTAGCTCCAGAGTGGTACCGACTTCAGGACAAAAAAGGCCAAAAGATTGAGGGGGAGTTGATGCTTGCAGTCTGGATTGGCACTCAAGCAGATGAGGCTTTTTCTGATGCATGGCACTCTGATGCTGCTACACCTGTTGATAGCTCACCAGCTGCATCCGCAGTGATTCGCTCAAAGGTGTATCATGCACCAAGGTTGTGGTATGTACGTGTGAATGTTATAGAGGCACAAGACCTGTTTGCATCAGAGAAGAATCGTTTCCCAGATGCATATGTCAAGGTACAGATTGGAAACCAGGTTATGAAGACAAGAACACTTCAGGCTCGGAATCTAAACCCACTTTGGAATGAAGACCTTTTATTTGTGGCTTCGGAGCCCTTTGAAGATCATCTGGTCATTTCAGTTGAGGACCGTGTTGGTCCTGGCAAGGATGAAATCCTTGGGAGGGTCATACTACCTCTAAACTCTGTAGATAGGCGTGCCGATGATCGTATGATCCATTCCAGATGGTTTAATCTCAAAAAGCCAGTTGCTGTGGATGTGGATCAGTTGAAAGAAGATAAGTTCTCAAGCCGCATTCATCTTCGAGTTTGTCTTGATGGAGGATACCATGTTCTTGATGAGTCCACTCATTATAGTAGTGACTTACGCCCCACGGCAAAGCAGCTCTGGAGGCCATCCATTGGGGTTTTAGAGCTGGGAATCTTGAATGCCGTGGGGCTGCACCCGATGAAAACAAGAGATGGAAGGGGCACTTCAGATACCTACTGTGTAGCAAAAtatggccataaatgggtcagGACACGAACCCTTGTTGACAACCTGTGTCCAAAGTACAATGAGCAGTACACCTGGGAGGTGTTTGATCCTTCTACAGTTCTTACAGTAGGTGTATTTGACAACAGCCAGCTTGGGGATAAGGATTCCAATGGTCACAAAGACTTGAAGATTGGAAAGGTTCGTATTCGTATCTCAACACTTGAAGCAGGCCGCATTTACACACACTCATATCCGCTGCTGGTTCTTCACCCAACTGGTGTTAAGAAGATGGGAGAGTTGCATTTGGCTATTCGGTTCTCATGCACATCTTTTGTAAACATGCTTTACACATACTCAAAACCACTGCTACCAAAGATGCACTACGTAAGGCCCTTCAATGTAATGCAGCTTGACATGCTACGTCACCAGGCTGTCAACATAGTTGCAGCAAGGCTAGGCCGAGCTGAGCCACCACTTAGGAAGGAGGTGGTGGAATACATGTCTGATGTGGACTCACATCTTTGGAGCATGAGACGGAGCAAAGCGAATTTCTTCAGGCTTATGACGGTTTTCTCTGGAGTATTTGCTATAGGCAAATGGTTTACTGATATTTGCATGTGGAAGAATCCCATAACCACTGTGCTTGTCCATGTTCTCTTCCTCATGCTTGTTTGCTTTCCAGAACTGATTCTACCCACAGCTTTTCTTTACATGTTTCTGATCGGGGTATGGAACTTCAGATACCGGCCTAGATATCCTCCTCACATGAACACAAAAATCTCACAAGCTGACCTTGTACACCCTGATGAGCTAGACGAGGAGTTCGACACATTTCCAACTAGCAGGAATCCTGAGCTGGTGAGAATGAGGTATGATCGCCTGAGGAGTGTGGCTGGTAGAATTCAGACCGTGGTTGGTGATGTAGCAACTCAAGGAGAGCGGCTTCAGTCACTGTTGAGCTGGCGTGATCCGCGAGCTACAGCACTCTTTGTCACATTATGCCTCATAGCTGCCTTGGTAATGTATGTGACACCATTCCAGGTGGTGGCAGCATTGGCAGGGTTCTTTATGATGAGGCATCCACGATTTCGACATAGGATGCCCTCAGCACCAATCAACTTCTTCCGCAGGCTGCCTGCTAGGACTGATAGTATGTTGTAA
- the LOC112179859 gene encoding probable phospholipid hydroperoxide glutathione peroxidase → MLCSSTRFLLRRNLTVAASLLLPKHFSADSNPTLLRPSRSPSIKAESSTPFPSFRSNRTMASQSTTKSVHDFTVKDAKGNDVDLSSYKGKVLLIVNVASQCGLTNSNYTELAQLYEKYKTQGLEILAFPCNQFGAQEPGSNDEIVEFACTRFKAEYPIFDKVDVNGDKATPLYKFLKSSKGGLFGDSIKWNFSKFLVDKEGNVVDRYAPTTSPLSIEKDVKKLLGVA, encoded by the exons ATGCTCTGTTCTTCTACTCGTTTTCTCTTGCGAAGAAATCTCACCGTCGCTGCTTCTCTCCTTTTGCCCAAGCACTTCTCGGCCGATTCCAACCCTACCCTTTTGCGTCCTTCGCGTTCCCCCTCGATTAAGGCAGAGTCTTCGACCCCATTTCCGTCTTTTCGATCCAATCGCACAATGGCTAGCCAGTCCACCACCAAATCTGTCCACGACTTCACTGTCAAG GATGCCAAGGGCAATGATGTTGATCTCAGCTCCTACAAAGGAAAGGTCCTTTTGATTGTCAATGTCGCATCACAATG TGGCTTGACCAATTCAAACTACACAGAGCTGGCTCAGTTGTACGAGAAATACAAAACTCAAG GTTTGGAGATTTTGGCATTCCCTTGCAATCAGTTTGGAGCTCAGGAGCCAGGATCTAATGACGAGATTGTAGAGTTTGCTTGCACTCGCTTTAAGGCCGAGTATCCCATCTTTGACAAG GTGGATGTGAATGGTGACAAAGCCACTCCATTGTACAAGTTCTTGAAGTCGAGCAAAGGTGGACTCTTTGGTGACAGCATCAAGTGGAACTTCTCCAAATTCCTTGTTGACAAGGAAGGCAATGTTGTCGACCGTTATGCCCCAACAACTTCTCCTCTTAGCATCGAG AAGGATGTGAAGAAACTGTTGGGGGTTGCATGA
- the LOC112180941 gene encoding xyloglucan-specific galacturonosyltransferase 1 has translation MAVPLSKRNSKHLKKEAPKREPCFCFSPCFCFIALFKFLYRLPAAFFLLFLIYLWSSSTTIISGNIVHVCVSSRKLNNHYCLSAGSTRPNFELPNLSNATLYLHIPDPSSNLSISISPPLSQKNSPISPPPPKVSSEIVIRETVQVVHDESDPVKNGANKEREEEIANAKKEVEEQLRLHRSWISNKKHEGCEGRGVYVYDLPSKFNKDLLGQCRDMVPWMDFCKYFGNEALGEPIPKLGEGWYHTHQYSLEPIFHQRILKHPCRVYSENEAKLFYVPFYGGLDILRWHFKNVSNDVKDTLSLELITWLEKQDSWTKNSGRDHFLVLGKISWDFRRKDGSWGTRLLEIDQMQNPIKLLIERQPWQPNDIGIPHPTFFHPNSDEDIMALQWKIISSYRKKLVSFAGAARPGAAESIRSILINQCYTAENGKCHFLNCGSGGCDQPEMVTELFMESEFCLQPPGDSPTRKSLFDSLISGCIPVIFDPFTAYYQYPWHLPEEHGKYSVFVDQEDVRGMKVNVVEMLMKISKEKRDDMRRHIVYELLPGLVYGDSNAKFDKFQDAFSITMRNLMERVTKLDLAV, from the coding sequence ATGGCAGTTCCCTTGTCGAAAAGAAATTCCAAACACTTGAAGAAAGAAGCCCCGAAAAGGGAACCTTGTTTCTGTTTCTCACCATGTTTCTGTTTCATTGCTCTATTCAAGTTTCTATATAGACTTCCTGCAGCATTTTTCTTGCTTTTTCTTATCTACCTCTGGTCTTCCTCCACCACCATTATTTCCGGCAACATTGTTCATGTCTGTGTCTCGTCGCGGAAGCTCAACAATCATTACTGCCTATCTGCTGGTAGTACCAGACCCAATTTTGAACTCCCAAATCTCAGTAATGCTACACTTTACCTCCACATTCCTGACCCGAGTTCAAACCTCTCTATCTCGATATCGCCtcctttgtcccaaaaaaaCAGTCCCATTAGTCCTCCACCTCCTAAAGTCAGTAGTGAGATTGTGATCAGAGAGACTGTTCAAGTTGTCCATGATGAGTCTGATCCAGTGAAGAATGGAGCCAACAAAGAACGAGAAGAAGAGATTGCAAATGCAAAGAAGGAAGTCGAAGAACAGCTAAGATTGCACAGATCATGGATATCAAATAAGAAGCATGAAGGGTGTGAAGGAAGAGGAGTCTACGTGTATGACTTACCATCCAAGTTTAACAAGGACTTGTTGGGTCAATGCAGAGACATGGTTCCATGGATGGATTTCTGCAAGTACTTCGGGAATGAGGCGTTGGGTGAACCGATTCCCAAACTTGGAGAGGGGTGGTACCACACTCATCAGTACTCATTGGAGCCCATATTCCACCAAAGGATCTTGAAGCACCCTTGCAGGGTTTACAGTGAAAATGAAGCGAAGCTTTTCTATGTTCCATTTTATGGCGGTTTGGACATTCTGAGATGGCATTTCAAGAATGTGTCCAATGATGTCAAGGACACTTTGAGCTTGGAGCTCATAACATGGCTTGAGAAGCAAGACTCTTGGACTAAGAATTCAGGTAGAGATCATTTTCTGGTGTTGGGGAAGATCTCATGGGATTTTAGGAGAAAAGATGGTTCGTGGGGGACTAGATtgcttgaaattgatcaaatgcaaaatccAATCAAGCTCTTGATCGAGAGACAACCATGGCAACCAAATGACATTGGAATCCCACATCCAACATTCTTCCATCCGAATTCAGACGAAGACATCATGGCATTGCAATGGAAGATCATTAGCTCATATAGAAAAAAGCTAGTGAGCTTCGCTGGTGCAGCAAGGCCTGGTGCAGCTGAAAGCATAAGGTCCATACTGATCAACCAGTGCTACACAGCCGAAAATGGGAAATGTCACTTTCTCAACTGTGGTTCAGGTGGTTGTGATCAGCCAGAAATGGTCACTGAGCTTTTCATGGAGTCTGAATTCTGCTTGCAGCCTCCAGGAGATAGCCCAACTCGAAAGTCCTTATTCGATTCCTTAATTTCAGGTTGTATTCCTGTGATTTTCGATCCTTTCACAGCTTACTATCAGTATCCATGGCATCTCCCAGAGGAACATGGAAAGTATTCTGTGTTTGTAGACCAAGAAGATGTGAGGGGAATGAAGGTGAATGTGGTGGAAATGCTTATGAAGATTTCTAAGGAAAAGAGGGATGATATGAGGAGGCACATTGTGTATGAGTTGTTGCCTGGTTTGGTTTATGGGGATTCAAATGCCAAGTTTGACAAGTTTCAGGATGCATTTTCGATTACAATGAGAAATCTGATGGAGAGGGTCACCAAATTGGATTTAGCTGTATAA